Proteins found in one Cobetia sp. L2A1 genomic segment:
- a CDS encoding bifunctional enoyl-CoA hydratase/phosphate acetyltransferase: protein MSEHNVGTQEKNAAERLASKTSAHPVAQESLQYIENRIYDDIAIGDSAEICRTLKPEDIQLFAVMSGDVNPAHVDEEFASTDMFHGVIAHGMWGGALISAVLGTELPGPGTIFLDQTLKFKAPVRVGDTITVRIKVTEKLPKGRLVLACSCINQHDKTVIKGEARVIAPDRKIRRPRVVLPEVHLHVQGAQYARLIAATRELPAIATAVVHPCDALSLTGALEAARREIIVPILIGPRQKIEAAAVAAELSLDGIDIIDVPHSHAAAAAAVALVRSGKAGALMKGSLHTDELMEAVVDSTLGLKTERRISHVYALDVPTYPKPLLVTDAAINIYPSLNDKRDIVQNAIDLMQALGVDLPKVALLSAVETVNPHITSTLDAAALCKMADRGQITGGLIDGPLAFDNAISAKAAAEKGIHSSVAGDADILVAPDLEAANMIAKQLIYLAGADAAGIVLGARVPIILTSRADSLLARLASCALAQLYLSHHAEPTP, encoded by the coding sequence ATGTCCGAGCATAACGTTGGCACCCAAGAAAAAAACGCAGCTGAACGACTGGCGTCTAAAACGTCGGCACATCCGGTGGCGCAGGAAAGCCTGCAGTACATCGAGAACCGCATCTATGACGATATCGCCATCGGAGACAGCGCTGAGATTTGCCGCACGCTGAAGCCGGAGGATATTCAGCTGTTTGCCGTGATGTCCGGCGACGTCAACCCCGCGCACGTCGATGAAGAGTTTGCCAGCACCGACATGTTTCATGGTGTGATCGCACATGGCATGTGGGGCGGCGCGCTGATCTCGGCAGTGCTGGGGACTGAGCTACCCGGGCCGGGCACCATCTTTCTCGACCAGACACTCAAGTTCAAGGCACCCGTCCGTGTAGGCGACACGATCACCGTACGCATCAAGGTCACGGAGAAGCTCCCGAAGGGCAGGCTGGTACTGGCCTGCAGCTGCATCAACCAGCATGACAAGACCGTGATCAAAGGCGAGGCACGTGTCATCGCACCCGACAGGAAGATTCGCCGCCCACGCGTCGTGCTGCCAGAGGTGCATCTCCACGTGCAGGGGGCGCAATATGCCCGCCTGATCGCCGCGACTCGTGAATTACCCGCCATTGCCACCGCAGTGGTACATCCCTGTGATGCCCTGTCACTCACCGGCGCGCTGGAAGCCGCACGACGCGAGATCATCGTGCCCATCCTGATCGGCCCGCGACAGAAGATAGAAGCCGCCGCCGTGGCCGCCGAGCTATCTCTTGATGGCATTGACATCATCGATGTCCCTCACAGTCATGCCGCCGCGGCAGCGGCAGTGGCACTGGTGCGCTCCGGCAAGGCCGGTGCCTTGATGAAGGGGTCTCTGCATACCGATGAATTGATGGAGGCCGTGGTCGATAGCACCCTGGGACTCAAGACCGAACGCCGCATCAGCCATGTCTATGCGCTGGATGTCCCCACCTATCCCAAGCCCTTGCTGGTGACGGACGCCGCCATCAACATCTACCCGTCACTCAACGACAAGCGCGATATCGTTCAGAACGCCATTGATCTCATGCAGGCACTGGGAGTGGACTTGCCCAAGGTCGCGTTGCTCTCGGCCGTGGAGACGGTCAATCCGCATATCACCTCTACGCTTGATGCTGCTGCGCTGTGCAAGATGGCGGACCGCGGCCAGATCACGGGGGGATTGATCGACGGTCCACTGGCCTTCGACAACGCCATCTCGGCCAAGGCCGCTGCCGAGAAAGGCATTCACTCCAGTGTCGCCGGCGACGCCGACATCCTGGTGGCACCGGATCTGGAAGCCGCCAACATGATCGCCAAACAGCTGATCTATCTGGCAGGAGCGGACGCCGCCGGCATCGTGCTGGGCGCACGTGTGCCGATCATTCTCACCAGCCGTGCCGATAGCCTGTTGGCCCGCCTTGCTTCCTGTGCGCTGGCGCAGCTTTATCTCAGCCATCACGCGGAACCCACGCCATGA